The Zestosphaera sp. DNA window AATACTCTGCGAACCTCTCTAACGAGTTTACTCCGCCGAAGTGTGGTGGAGGGGTAATCACACTACTAAACTCGTTATACCCATAAGATATTGCTAAGTCTTCTATGACGTCAACGTATGAGAGCACGTCTATCCTGTAGGGAGGAACCCTAACTACTATACTCTCACTACTTAAGTTCTGGATCTCATAACCCATAGACTCTAGTAGGTGTGGTCCCTTGACTTGGATAGGGTCAATACCTAGTAATGAGGTAACGTAGTCTCTCTTAACTTCCACCAAGCTTTCTTCTAATACCGGGCTGTAAGGAAAGAGTGAAGCACCCTTAATACTCACTTTCTTAATGACTGGATTTCTAGACCTCTCACTAACAGAAGTTGTCACGATGTTCAAAACCTTCATCATTAAGTGTGGTTCCGTTCCTGTCACGTCTATAACTACTCTACGCGTTTCTTCAGTGACTTTATTGTCTTCTGCGTTAAGTATTGGCGGAAAGGAAAGTACCTGACCCTCAGAATCTACTAGGAGGGGGTAGCGTCGATGACGTACTAGGTGAGCATATTTAAGTCCTTTTTCAGTCTTACGCAGTATCTCGTCTAAGCTCATTATGCTGTCATAGCCTAAGGGTCTGTAGCTAGCGTTCTCTACTTCAACGTATCTTATAGGTGGCTTCACCTTATCTAAGTCGTAGAGACCTACTGACACGAGCTCTCTGTCACCACAGTATGTGGCGTGGAGCTTCTCCTGCAACTGAAATATCTGCCTGACCGCCTCTTCATCTAGCTCTAAATTCTCTACTATAGCTAAGTACGCGTACGGTCTGTACTCAGGAGCTTTACTAACGTCTAAGTAGGTCGTCGAGTCCTCGATTACGTACTTGACTGGCTTCCTAGAGCCTTTGTAGACTCCTACAGCTCTGCCGAGACCCTCGGCAGAAAACATGTCTGGTCTGTCGTGACTAGCCTCATAAACTATAGTATCGCCCCTCACTTCTTCTAAATCGCCCTTCAGCATCTCTAGGATCTTTCCGAGCTCTTCTAGAGATAGTGGGGTTTCAGCGATCCTTTCAACATCCCATAACTTTACTTCAACTTTAGGCATGCCTTAAAATCACCTCAGGTATCTTCGTTGATTCTATGACGTCTAAGTCACACGAGTAAAGGTTTCTTATGTCGTCAAACCCTAAAACTATCATAGCGAGCCTGTCTATCCCTATCCCCCAAGCAGCTACCTTGTAGTCTGGGGGTAAAGCCACACTAGCTAGTACTTCAGGTCTGAACATGCCTCCCGGAAATACCTCAATCCACCCTAACTTAGGATGTTTCACGAAGCCCTCAACACTCGGCTCTGTAAACGGGAAGTAAGCAGGCCTAAACCTGACTTCCTCCATACCCAAGCGTCTAGCAAGTTCTTTAAAGAACCCCAGCAACTCACTGAAAGTTACTTTCTTGCCTACTATAATGCCTTCAAGCTGGTGGAACTCCATCAAGTGTGTGGGGTCTGGAGTGTCAGGCCTGAACACTCTATCAAACGAAAAGACCCTATACTCGCCGGCACCGCGTTCGTGTATAGTCCTCAGAGATACTGGGGTCGTATGTGTTCTGAGGACCGTCATTCGAGCTATGTCTTCTCTCCAATTATACTTCCAGACTCCCACGTGTACTTTCTTAGTTCTCTGAAGCACGTCGATATCCTTAACCTCAACACGCGCGTTCTCCACGTAGTATACATCTGTTTCTTTCCTTGAGGGATGGTATTGAGGGACGAATAACGCGTCAAAATTCCATAAACAACTCTCTACGTAAGGACCCCTAACTTCCTCGAAACCCATCTCAACCAGTATTTCCTTAATATACTTCATGAAGAGAGTATAGGGGTGTCTTAACCTGGGCGTGCGTGCCGGAACCTCAACCCCAACATCGAATTCTTTAAATATAGCCTTTCTCCACGCCCCAGTAGCGAGGTCTTCAGAAGTTAAGTTAGTTATTAAAATTCCCTCAACTACTCTCCCTTCACTCACTAGGTTGAGTAGGTCCTGCGTCGGGTAGATTTTAATAATCTTTACATCATCTACTTCAACGAGCCTCCTGCGTTTCAGGCTTGCTACCCACTCAGGCACCTCATCATATAGTACGGGCCTCACATGATTTTTCAGCAACTCCTTAACACTGCTTACCTCACTTAAGAAACTACCTAACTCTCCTTCAGCTAGGATTACTGAACCGCTCTCCAGCTTGATTAACCCGTACTTCCTTAAGCGACCTAACGACGCTCTTATCTCGTCTCCATCTAAACCTATTGAAGCTAACTCTTCTAAAGACACCCTCTTATTACTAGACATCAAATACTTCAACACCTTCTCTTCAGGTAACCCCGACTCAAGATACTTAAGTCCTAACTCACTTAATCTAACTGAGTACTTCACAGTTTTTTCCAGCTTTATTAACTGCTTGCTCTCTAATTCTATTAAGTCTCTCATTAAATCTGACTCCTTAACTCCTAGAGAACTACTCATTTCGTTGATATCGACTCCTACACTTACTTCACTTAAATACTTAACGATCTTGAACTGCCTCGGAGGCAACACCAAACTCTTAAGCACTCTCTACACCGCTACATGAGTATTTAAGGAGAATAATAAAAAATTATTAAGTTAGGCGCCCCCATATGTTTAGGGGTGGATGTAGTGTCTTTCATTGAAGCATATCCTAAGAAAAGCGGAGGACTACTTATTTGGTTTCCCGTAGCTATAGCTGAGTTTCGTGAGTGTGGTTCCCGCATTGACAGGCTAGTTCTTGAATGTTACTTGAGTGAAGTTCTTGAGAATCCTTTAATCAGGTTCCTCACTATAAGGAAGCTGAACAAGAACACGAGAGTCTTGACGTACCCGAGTGTTGAGGCGGTGAAACTCACTCACGCCAGATGTAGTGAGTACGAATTATTTAAAGACGTTGAAGCAACTGAAGAAGTCTTGAGTGACGTGGAGAAAGCCAGGAAATACTTTAGTGACTTGATGTCAAGCGAGGTTACGGAACAAAAGACAAAAAGAAGATGGTGGACTCTAGAATTTTTCAGGCCTCCCAAGATTGACGTGCACGAGATGCTCCTGAAAAGCAATATTGCGATAGTCAGGGAGATCCTCAAGAATTTATGTCTAGATAAGCGGGTGAAGCCTTCTTACTGGACGCCTGGGTACCTCTTAATGAGAGTAGACCAGAAGTCTGCTCAAGTCTCAGTAATAGAAAAAGACAAGGAAGAGATTTCTAAGATATATTCAAGACTTTTCACGAGTAAAAAAATGACAGAGGTCCTGAAGAATCTCTAGAACTCAAGTCACGTCTTCTTGAGCTCGTAGAGTAGGTGACGTACTTCAGGCATTATGAGCTCTCTTAAAGCTAACTCGACGGCATCTGGCGACCCAGGCAACGCGAATACTAGAACATTTCCTGAAACGCAGGCGAAACTTCTTGAAGCTATAGCGGCAGACCCGTGCTTTAGGAAAGTTAAGTACCTAAAGAGTTCTCCAAATCCAGGCACGTCTTTGCTACAGTAACTCTTAAGAGCTTCTACCGTCACGTCTCTAGGGCTTAATCCAGTCCCCCCAGTGACTATGACGACATTACACGTGTTTATCACATGATTAAATGCTTTCTTGATTTCATCTTCACTATTAGAGACCAAAACCCGATTCTTTAACGTCACACCATACTCGCCACACACTCTATCCACGAGCGGCGTGATCTCGTCTTCCTTAAGACCTTTCAGGATTGAGTCGCTAGTTATGATTAGTCCGAGGTTAACTTCTATATTCGTTGCTTCCTTGCGGTGTTCCTTGACGGGCACTGTGTTAACCCCTGATCTTACCGCTCTTCACTAAATCTAGGTATTTCTCAACGATGTCGTACCCGTACTTCAGCTCAAACTTCTTTCTACCTTCCTGAGTCATCTTTAGGGGGGTCCACCTAGGGTCGAGGACTACGTCAACACGAACATCTCCAATACCCTCAATAACTGACAACTTCTTGTATATATCGAAAAGTATGTAGGTGCTGGCAGGACATCCCGGAGCGGTGAACGTCATCTTTATTGAGACGTCACCACCCTCACTGACTGAGACGTCGTAGATAAGCCCTAGATTCCACACATCAATGCCTAACTCAGGGTCTTCCACAGTCTTTAACGCCTCTATGACCTTACTTTTAAGATCTTCTGTCACCCTCTCAAACCTCCCTGATATTATCGTTTTGTCTTTATTAAGGGCTTGAGAACTCTTACTTCCACTCTTTAACAAGCTCTGTTATGCTCTTAATGCTTATCCCGAAGCTCACTGCTGCCGCCAAGAATAGAGGGTACTCACCCAACACGATAAACACTCTAGTCAGGACGCTGAGTAACGCTGCAATACCTCTGCTAATCCCAACTAAGCTTAACACACCCGTCTGTGTTAGCTCGTAGACACCTATATTTCCTGGCGTGACTATTGGGAGGAGCCATATTATCATGTAGATAGAATCAAATCCTATCACGAGTTGCCAGAAACTTGGCTTGAGACCTACTAGGAGAGCAAGCGCGTAGCCGTGAGCAGCATTAGCTACCCTCTCCAGCATCGAAAGTATGGTAGCCCCCAAAACAAAATTGTAACGCTTAACTAAACTAGAGAAGTCGCTGAGGTACTCCTCATGAATCTTTATATTAGGGTTCTTACCTATCCTTCTATAAAACTTATTTACTAAGGACTCGAGAGACTTGCTCCTAGGCACCAAAAATAAAGACAAGTTAATTAAGATTAGGGCAGTAGCTGGTAGTATCAAGACTAGTGCACGTGAGATAGGCACGTGTAAACCCACTATAGACAATGATAAGAAAGCTAACATAGTCAAGGTAGTCACGAGTCTGTGTGAAGTTATGCCTAGTAACGTCTTGCTGACACTCACAGACGAGTTCTTAGTTAGCAGAGCGAATTTAACTACTTCAGTAACACCTCCCACAGGAACAACCAATTCCGCGAACACCGACACGTAAGTCACCTTAATGACGTCAGACAGCTTAACTCTCTCTACCGCCCTCAATAATACAAAGAAAGTTAACGCGTGGAGAGTGACTGAGGAAATCCTAGTAAGTAACGCTAAAGAAACATAACCGAAGCTCTCACTCCTCGTGAGGAGCGTCACGACTTCACCGATGTCGTTAGTATACATGAAAGCAAACAGCAAGACGTAAGACGCGGCAGCGAGCAATAAAGTTATCATTAACGCTTTATTCACCCTCATCTCTTAACAGCCCTTACTATGTAATGTCTTTAAGAAGCAGAAAATATAAGTCTAAAGCTTTTTTCATTTAGACAATTGATTAATGTAGACTTAAACAATAAAAGAAGGTCTTAACATCTTCTTTCAGGGGTGTTGGTGTTTGCCGGCTTTGAGAGAGTGGAGGAGGTATATACCTTCTTCAATAGATGAAGAAACTAAGTTGCCTAAGCCTGGTCGAGACGAGGACGAGATAACTATGTCTTACGAGACTTTAAGTAAGTTGAGCTCGTCAAGGGATAGCACGTATGTCTTTGTTAGTGATTCAAGCGATAACATAGACTTCAGTATAGTTCTTGACTTACTAAACGTAGAGAACCCCTCAGTAATTACTTTCAAGTCTGTTAGTGAGGGTCTTTACTATAGCTTGAAGAACGCTCCATCAGTCCTCACGGTAGTGAGTAGTAAGCCGCCGGCCGGCGCAGTAAGCATACTCATCAACAACAGAGGCAGAATACAGATAACTAAGTATGAGTTAAGGAAAGAGTTTCTAGGTTTTCTTAAAACAGAGATAGTTGATGAGAAAGCTCTGAATGAGCTCGTGACGGAAGCCTCGGTAACTACGGCGGCTAAGATACTTTCCAAACTAACTAAGTATAGAGGAGTTAAAAACGGTCACGTAAGCTTAGTGAATGGGTTTATCCGCAATCCGAGACTTCTTGAAAGAGTGCTATCTTCTCTCAAGTTAAAGAAGGCAGATTCTTCAATAGCTGAGGAGCTCAGGAAGCAAGGTTATGACGTGAACTTAGGTACGGCAGTAGCTTTAATAAAAATTGCTGAGAAGTGTTCTGCTAACGAGAAAGTTGTTTACGTAGGAGGCACCATCTCTGAGGGCGTTATAATACTTCATATGAAGTGTGTTGGTGATTTAAGTTGAGGAAGGTCTACGTAGCCGGGGTAGGGATGGTTAGAGTAGGCAAACACGTAGATAAGTCTTTAAGAGACTTAGCCGGTGAGGCAGCTCTTAAGGCTATTGAGGAGGCCGGTAATGAAAAGCCTGAAGCAATCGTGGTAGGTAATATGCTGAGTTCTTTAGTTGAGCAAGAGAATCTTGCGTCACTCATAGGCGATCACATAGGCCTTAGAGGAGCGTGCGGGTTTAAGGTTGAGGGCGCGTGCGGGTCTGGCGGCGTAGCCTTGATGACAGGATATTCTTTAGTAGCTTCAGGCCTCTTCAGCAGAGTGCTTGTCGTGGGTGTAGAGAAGCTCTATGAGAGACCCTCAAATGACGTGATTAGAGGGTTAGCTTACGCGGCTGACGCAGACTACGAGTTACTCTATGGCATTACTTTCTCTGGGTTGAACGCTCTACTAATGCGATACTATATGAATAAATACGAGATTAAGTATGAGGAGATGGCTTATTGGTCTATTCTCATGCATAAAAACGGTTCTAAGAACCCGTACGCTCAGTTAAGAAATGAGATAACCCTAGACGACGTTTTGAAGTCTCCTATCATAGCAGACCCGATAAGACTCTACGATTCCTGCCCACTAAGTGACGGGGCGTCAGCCGCGTTTCTAGTTAGTGAGGAAGTCAAGAGCGTTACAGACACGCCTATCAGCATAGCTGGTGTGAGTAACTCTATAGATAGTGTAGACTTATCATCTAGGCTAGAACTCGACAGCCTACTAGCTTCTAGAGTTTCTGCAGAGAACGCTTTAAGAATGGCTAAGATAAGCTTAAGAGAAGTGGAGGTCGCCGAGATACATGACGCGTACACGATTACAGCAGCCTTAAGCATAGAGTCGATAGGATTTGCTGAGAGGGGTAAGGCGCCTAAAGCCTGGAGCGAGGGGCGATTCAGTCCTGGCGATAAGCCTTCCATAAACCTCTCAGGAGGTCTGAAGTCGAGGGGGCATCCAGTAGGTGCTACCGGAATTTACCAGCTGGCTGAGGTAGTAATGCAACTAAGAGGAGATTTTCCTGGGGTCTCAGTACCTGCTGAAGTAGGCTTAACTCAGAACATAGGGGGTACTGGATCTAACGTAACCACGATAATTTTGAGGAGGTGACGAGCTATGACTACTCTCCAGAGAGTATGGAGGCTGAAGAACACTATACTCAACTTAATTGCGAGTAGGTGTCCTGTATGCGGCTACATAACATATCCTCCTAAGATTAGGTGTCCTGTATGCGGCTCTAGAGAACTAAGAGAGGAGAAGTTGCCGCGCGAGGGTGAGGTACTGAGCTATACAGTCATTCAAGTGCCTGCGAAGGGCTTCGAAGAGTTTACACCACTAGTAATAGCGTTGATTAAGCTGGGTGACGCTAAAGTGTTGTCAGAAGTTGTGGATGTTAAGCCTGAAGAAATGAGTATCGGTATGCGAGTTGTCGCTACTGTGAGGAGGTCTGCAGAGACTATCGATGGTGGAGTTCCTTACGTGATTAAGTTTAAGCCACTTAGGTTATAAACTCGCGGTGTAGGTTTATGTTGGGTGGTTCAAATTGGGTTCACCCGAGTATGTGGATTTCTCAGACTTCCAGAAGCTAGATTTGAGGGTTGGCTTAGTCGAGAGTGCTGAGAAGATTCCGGGCTCTAAGAAGCTAATCAGGTTGATAGTTAACTTAGGTGAGAAAGGGAAAAGACAGCTAATAGCGGGCCTCGCTGAGTGGTATAAACCTGAAGACCTGGTAGGGAAGTACATCATAGTAGTTTCTAACTTAAAACCAAAAAAGATGATGGGGTTTGAGTCTCAGGGCATGTTACTGGCAGCAGGGTGTGGCGAGAAGGAAGTACCTGTAATCTTGACTGTTGAGAAGCCCGTGAATCCAGGCACTAAAATATGTTAGTTAGTAATTGAACAAATCCAGCACATCAAAATAGCCAGACCTAACGTTTTTAGTCTGAAGCGCTAGTCTTGCCTAGCTTTTCTGAGACAGCTGCTTGAGCTGCTGCCAGCCTAGCCACAACTATTCTGAAGGGTGATGCGCTGACGTAGTCTAAGCCGGCTTTATGTAGGAACATTATAGATTCTGGGTCGCCACCGTGCTCGCCACATATGCCTACTTCAAGGTTTGGATTAGCTTTCTTACCTTCTCTAGTCCCTAGCTCTACTAGAGACCCAACCCCGACCACATCTATTGTCTGGAACGGGTTCTCAGGCAGTATTTCGTACTCTAGGTATTGTGGCATGAACTTATTCTCGACATCGTCTCTGCTGAAGCTGAACGTAGCTTGCGTTAAGTCGTTAGTGCCGAAGCTGAAGAAGTCTACTTCCTTAGCTATCTCGCCAGCAGTCAAACAAGCTCTGACTGTTTCAATCATAGTGCCTATCTTGACGTCGCTTAAGTCGACACCGTACTCCTTCTCTACGTCTTTTATTGCTGGTATTATAGCTCTCTGCTTAACGAACCTAACCTCGTTAACGTGCGCTACCTGAGGTATCATTATCTCTAGGACTGGCTTATACCCTTCTTTCTTTAACTCTGCAGCAGCCTCAAGCATGGCTCTCGACAAGTAGTAGTAGATTTCAGGGAACGTTACGCCCACCCTAACACCTCTGTGACCCATCATCGGGTTATGCTCTTTGAGAGTAGATACTCTCTTGTATAATGCCTCAAGCTTCTTTGCTCTATCTTCAAGCTCTTTAATTACGTTCGGGGTTAAGTCCTTAGCTACTTGAGAGTTATTTAACTCCAGGTATGCTGTCTTAACCTCGTAAAGTTCTTTCAGTACTTCTTCCGGTGCTGGCAGGAACTCATGTAATGGCGGGTCAATTAACCTTATCACTACTGGGAGTCCGTCCATTATCTTAAGCATTTCTTTAAAGTCTGGCTTAATCAGCTCGACTAATTTCTTCAGGTGTTCTTCTCTAGCTTCCCTAGTCTCAGAGAGGATCACGTTTCTGAGAGCTTCAAGTCTCTCTGGCTTTCTAAACATTCTCTCGATTCTCAGTAATCCTATGCCTTCAGCCCCGAACTTCCTAGCTATGAACGCGTCTTCAGGCACGTCAGCGTTAGCTCTAACGCCTAGCTTTCTGATGGTGTCAGCCCACTTAAGCAACTTATCAAGCTCAGGTATTATTTCAGGTTCTACAGTCGGTATCTTGCCTACATACACGTTGCCTGTGTTTCCATCTATCGTTATCCAGTCTCCTTCCTTAACTATCTTACCGTTGACCTCAAACACCTTTCTCTCGTAGTCTATCTTAATTGCTTCAGCACCAACTACTGCTGGCTTGCCAATACCTCTAGCGACCACCGCAGCATGTGAGGTCATGCCTCCCTTAGAAGTCAGTATTCCTACGGCTGCGTAAAAGCCGTGTACGTCGTCAGGCTTTGTCTCAACCCTAACTAAAATGACCTTCTTGCCTTCCCTGGCTTTAAGGACTGCTGTGTCAGGGTCGAACACTACCTCACCGCTTACAGCTCCTGGTGAGGCAGGTAATCCCTTAGCTATAGGATCTGCTTTAGTCTTAGGGTCTACTCTCGGGTAGAGTAGCTTCAGTACTATGTCTGGAGAGACCTTCATTATCGCTTCTTCCTTGGTTATTACGCCTTCCTCAGCTAGCTCAACAGCAGTCTTAACTCTAGCTACGGGAGTCATCTTAGCTACTCTATTCTGGAGGAAGTATAACTTACCTCTCTCTATAGTGAACTCTATGTCCATCACATCCTTATTCAGCTTCTCAAGTAGTTTGCCAGCTCTTATTAGCTCATCATATATCTCCGGCATCCTTTCTCTGAGCTCTTCTAAGCTTAGCGGGGTCCTAATACCCGCTACTACGTCTTCTCCTTGAGCGTTAGGCAGGAACTCGCCGTAAGGTCTGTTCTCGCCCGTAGCAACGTCTCTAGTGAAGTAAACACCAGTGCCTGAGTCCCAGCCCATGTTGCCGAAGACCATAGTCACGACGTTGACGGCGGTGCAGTCAGCTATGTCTGGGGTTATGTTATTAGCCATCCTGTAGAATATAGCTCTCGGGTTCATCCAAGACCTGAAAACAGCTTTTATCGCGAGTTCTAGTTGCTTCCACGGGTCTTGAGGAAACTCACCCCAGTTACTCTTAATGACTTCCTTATACTCCTCAACAACTTTCTTCAAGTACTCTACTGAGAGCTTCCATAGTCTGGGAGCCACGTCTGCAGGTGGCTGAGCGTCAAGTCT harbors:
- a CDS encoding phenylalanine--tRNA ligase subunit alpha, producing MLKSLVLPPRQFKIVKYLSEVSVGVDINEMSSSLGVKESDLMRDLIELESKQLIKLEKTVKYSVRLSELGLKYLESGLPEEKVLKYLMSSNKRVSLEELASIGLDGDEIRASLGRLRKYGLIKLESGSVILAEGELGSFLSEVSSVKELLKNHVRPVLYDEVPEWVASLKRRRLVEVDDVKIIKIYPTQDLLNLVSEGRVVEGILITNLTSEDLATGAWRKAIFKEFDVGVEVPARTPRLRHPYTLFMKYIKEILVEMGFEEVRGPYVESCLWNFDALFVPQYHPSRKETDVYYVENARVEVKDIDVLQRTKKVHVGVWKYNWREDIARMTVLRTHTTPVSLRTIHERGAGEYRVFSFDRVFRPDTPDPTHLMEFHQLEGIIVGKKVTFSELLGFFKELARRLGMEEVRFRPAYFPFTEPSVEGFVKHPKLGWIEVFPGGMFRPEVLASVALPPDYKVAAWGIGIDRLAMIVLGFDDIRNLYSCDLDVIESTKIPEVILRHA
- the ppdK gene encoding pyruvate, phosphate dikinase, with the protein product MSNKYVYGFEEADWKDKKLLGGKGASLAQMIQLGLPVPPGFIITTQACREFYVCRREEIEAIVKELEKNPPPQVRDQLIKRIWDIIRGMELPNGLMAQVREYMKKLEEKTGKVFGSPENPLLVSVRSGAAVSMPGMMDTVLNLGINDEVVKGLAKLTENEWFAYDAYRRFLAMFGRIVLEINEELFNEVFDKYEEEFKEQAEKLYASELEAVKAKYPKYTLRLDAQPPADVAPRLWKLSVEYLKKVVEEYKEVIKSNWGEFPQDPWKQLELAIKAVFRSWMNPRAIFYRMANNITPDIADCTAVNVVTMVFGNMGWDSGTGVYFTRDVATGENRPYGEFLPNAQGEDVVAGIRTPLSLEELRERMPEIYDELIRAGKLLEKLNKDVMDIEFTIERGKLYFLQNRVAKMTPVARVKTAVELAEEGVITKEEAIMKVSPDIVLKLLYPRVDPKTKADPIAKGLPASPGAVSGEVVFDPDTAVLKAREGKKVILVRVETKPDDVHGFYAAVGILTSKGGMTSHAAVVARGIGKPAVVGAEAIKIDYERKVFEVNGKIVKEGDWITIDGNTGNVYVGKIPTVEPEIIPELDKLLKWADTIRKLGVRANADVPEDAFIARKFGAEGIGLLRIERMFRKPERLEALRNVILSETREAREEHLKKLVELIKPDFKEMLKIMDGLPVVIRLIDPPLHEFLPAPEEVLKELYEVKTAYLELNNSQVAKDLTPNVIKELEDRAKKLEALYKRVSTLKEHNPMMGHRGVRVGVTFPEIYYYLSRAMLEAAAELKKEGYKPVLEIMIPQVAHVNEVRFVKQRAIIPAIKDVEKEYGVDLSDVKIGTMIETVRACLTAGEIAKEVDFFSFGTNDLTQATFSFSRDDVENKFMPQYLEYEILPENPFQTIDVVGVGSLVELGTREGKKANPNLEVGICGEHGGDPESIMFLHKAGLDYVSASPFRIVVARLAAAQAAVSEKLGKTSASD
- a CDS encoding acetyl-CoA acetyltransferase, which codes for MRKVYVAGVGMVRVGKHVDKSLRDLAGEAALKAIEEAGNEKPEAIVVGNMLSSLVEQENLASLIGDHIGLRGACGFKVEGACGSGGVALMTGYSLVASGLFSRVLVVGVEKLYERPSNDVIRGLAYAADADYELLYGITFSGLNALLMRYYMNKYEIKYEEMAYWSILMHKNGSKNPYAQLRNEITLDDVLKSPIIADPIRLYDSCPLSDGASAAFLVSEEVKSVTDTPISIAGVSNSIDSVDLSSRLELDSLLASRVSAENALRMAKISLREVEVAEIHDAYTITAALSIESIGFAERGKAPKAWSEGRFSPGDKPSINLSGGLKSRGHPVGATGIYQLAEVVMQLRGDFPGVSVPAEVGLTQNIGGTGSNVTTIILRR
- the pheT gene encoding phenylalanine--tRNA ligase subunit beta, whose translation is MPKVEVKLWDVERIAETPLSLEELGKILEMLKGDLEEVRGDTIVYEASHDRPDMFSAEGLGRAVGVYKGSRKPVKYVIEDSTTYLDVSKAPEYRPYAYLAIVENLELDEEAVRQIFQLQEKLHATYCGDRELVSVGLYDLDKVKPPIRYVEVENASYRPLGYDSIMSLDEILRKTEKGLKYAHLVRHRRYPLLVDSEGQVLSFPPILNAEDNKVTEETRRVVIDVTGTEPHLMMKVLNIVTTSVSERSRNPVIKKVSIKGASLFPYSPVLEESLVEVKRDYVTSLLGIDPIQVKGPHLLESMGYEIQNLSSESIVVRVPPYRIDVLSYVDVIEDLAISYGYNEFSSVITPPPHFGGVNSLERFAEYLREVMLGLGLQEVLNFMLTDPDILSLVSDEDFVRVKNPKMKTYSAVRNSLIPAILTSVKTNSSKRRKLEIFEVGDVVRLSEGGQPTYTKKLAYGLAGDGYTLTDGLVVLKSLMKTLGINYELRRTSRKALISGRTAEVFVKGESVGIVGEVSPEILISLNILVPITVAEVDLVKLFSALPS
- a CDS encoding molybdenum cofactor biosynthesis protein B, with protein sequence MPVKEHRKEATNIEVNLGLIITSDSILKGLKEDEITPLVDRVCGEYGVTLKNRVLVSNSEDEIKKAFNHVINTCNVVIVTGGTGLSPRDVTVEALKSYCSKDVPGFGELFRYLTFLKHGSAAIASRSFACVSGNVLVFALPGSPDAVELALRELIMPEVRHLLYELKKT
- a CDS encoding lysylphosphatidylglycerol synthase transmembrane domain-containing protein, which encodes MRVNKALMITLLLAAASYVLLFAFMYTNDIGEVVTLLTRSESFGYVSLALLTRISSVTLHALTFFVLLRAVERVKLSDVIKVTYVSVFAELVVPVGGVTEVVKFALLTKNSSVSVSKTLLGITSHRLVTTLTMLAFLSLSIVGLHVPISRALVLILPATALILINLSLFLVPRSKSLESLVNKFYRRIGKNPNIKIHEEYLSDFSSLVKRYNFVLGATILSMLERVANAAHGYALALLVGLKPSFWQLVIGFDSIYMIIWLLPIVTPGNIGVYELTQTGVLSLVGISRGIAALLSVLTRVFIVLGEYPLFLAAAVSFGISIKSITELVKEWK
- a CDS encoding Zn-ribbon domain-containing OB-fold protein, with the translated sequence MTTLQRVWRLKNTILNLIASRCPVCGYITYPPKIRCPVCGSRELREEKLPREGEVLSYTVIQVPAKGFEEFTPLVIALIKLGDAKVLSEVVDVKPEEMSIGMRVVATVRRSAETIDGGVPYVIKFKPLRL
- the metG gene encoding methionine--tRNA ligase subunit beta — its product is MGSPEYVDFSDFQKLDLRVGLVESAEKIPGSKKLIRLIVNLGEKGKRQLIAGLAEWYKPEDLVGKYIIVVSNLKPKKMMGFESQGMLLAAGCGEKEVPVILTVEKPVNPGTKIC
- a CDS encoding metal-sulfur cluster assembly factor — protein: MLKSGSKSSQALNKDKTIISGRFERVTEDLKSKVIEALKTVEDPELGIDVWNLGLIYDVSVSEGGDVSIKMTFTAPGCPASTYILFDIYKKLSVIEGIGDVRVDVVLDPRWTPLKMTQEGRKKFELKYGYDIVEKYLDLVKSGKIRG